In the Orenia marismortui DSM 5156 genome, one interval contains:
- a CDS encoding DUF1934 domain-containing protein, whose protein sequence is MPKEVKLRINSIQDDGNQSNKISFKTKGSLYNKNNTYYLKYKEELEGVKGVKTTLKIKPDRLTLIRQGKLRMIQEFVLDEKREFDYHTPYGTLNFEVEVQNLKFDLGSSQGKISLSYQLYNDLKIISSNELNIFYKEE, encoded by the coding sequence TTGCCAAAAGAGGTAAAGCTTAGAATAAATAGTATTCAAGATGATGGCAATCAAAGTAATAAAATTTCTTTTAAAACTAAAGGTAGTTTATATAATAAAAATAATACATATTATTTAAAATATAAGGAAGAGTTAGAAGGAGTAAAAGGAGTAAAAACTACTCTTAAGATAAAGCCAGATAGGTTAACTTTAATCAGACAAGGAAAATTAAGAATGATACAAGAATTTGTATTAGATGAAAAAAGGGAGTTTGATTATCATACCCCTTATGGAACTTTAAATTTTGAAGTTGAAGTTCAAAATTTAAAGTTTGATCTAGGTTCTTCTCAAGGGAAGATTAGCTTATCTTATCAGTTGTATAATGATTTGAAAATAATAAGTAGTAATGAATTAAATATTTTTTATAAGGAGGAATAA
- a CDS encoding DUF441 domain-containing protein, whose translation MQINIVLIIITILGLIVRNNSLIISGAVLLLVRLLKAEGFLNIIDNYSVKIGIILIMLGVLTPLATGDLKLEGMTENLMNPIAILGLIMGIAVTQFTREGLMLMENTPTVTINLVIGVIIGVAFFKGVPSGPLIASGITAVIYKLISLFR comes from the coding sequence ATGCAAATTAATATAGTATTAATTATAATAACGATCCTAGGATTAATAGTTAGAAATAATTCTTTGATTATTTCTGGAGCGGTTTTATTGTTAGTTAGATTATTGAAAGCGGAAGGATTTTTAAATATAATTGATAATTATAGTGTTAAAATTGGAATTATTCTAATTATGTTAGGAGTTTTAACCCCCTTAGCAACTGGAGATTTAAAGCTTGAAGGAATGACAGAAAATTTGATGAATCCAATCGCTATCTTAGGTCTAATAATGGGGATAGCAGTTACCCAATTTACTAGAGAGGGTTTAATGTTGATGGAAAATACACCTACTGTGACTATTAACCTTGTAATTGGAGTAATTATAGGTGTTGCTTTCTTTAAGGGGGTACCTAGTGGTCCATTGATTGCAAGTGGAATTACAGCGGTTATATATAAATTAATTTCCTTGTTTAGATAA
- the glnA gene encoding type I glutamate--ammonia ligase: MSNLTREDVLRKAEELEVKFIRLQFTDILGVIKNVAITVNQLEDALDGKIMFDGSSIDGFTRINESDMYLKPDYDTFTVFPWRPKDGAVARLICDVYMPDGTPFEGGPRNVLRKALKEAEEMGYQMYVGPEPEFFLFERDEEGNATTITHDQGGYFDLGPIDKGEDTRRDIVLALEQMGFEMEASHHEVAPGQHEVDFKYEDALRTADNIATFKFVVKAIANKHDLHATFMPKPIFGENGSGMHMNQSLFKDGKNAFYDENDKLGLSQEAYYYIGGLLKHAKAIAAITNPTVNSYKRLVPGYEAPVYLAWSASNRSALVRIPAARGAGTRVEMRNPDPAANPYLATAVMLKAGLDGIKNKIEPPKEILEDIFEMTKAERDAAGIDNLPGNLFDAVQELLADDLVKDALGEHVVEHFVEAKMIEWDVYRTQVHQWELDQYLNVF, encoded by the coding sequence GTGAGTAATTTAACGAGAGAAGATGTATTAAGAAAAGCCGAGGAGTTAGAAGTTAAGTTTATTAGATTGCAATTTACTGATATTTTAGGGGTAATTAAAAATGTTGCAATCACAGTTAATCAATTAGAGGATGCATTAGATGGTAAAATTATGTTTGATGGTTCATCAATCGATGGTTTTACTAGAATTAATGAATCAGATATGTATTTAAAGCCAGACTATGATACTTTTACCGTATTCCCATGGAGACCAAAAGATGGTGCAGTAGCTAGATTGATCTGTGATGTATATATGCCTGATGGAACTCCTTTTGAAGGTGGACCAAGAAACGTATTAAGAAAAGCTTTAAAAGAGGCTGAAGAGATGGGTTATCAAATGTATGTTGGTCCTGAACCAGAATTCTTCTTATTTGAAAGAGATGAAGAGGGAAATGCAACTACTATAACTCATGACCAAGGTGGATACTTTGATTTAGGACCTATCGACAAAGGTGAAGATACTAGACGTGATATTGTTTTAGCATTAGAACAAATGGGCTTTGAAATGGAAGCTTCTCACCATGAAGTTGCTCCAGGACAGCATGAGGTTGATTTTAAATATGAGGATGCTTTAAGAACGGCTGATAATATCGCTACTTTTAAATTTGTAGTTAAGGCTATTGCTAATAAGCATGACTTACATGCTACTTTTATGCCAAAACCTATTTTTGGAGAGAATGGTTCTGGAATGCATATGAATCAATCATTATTTAAAGATGGAAAGAATGCATTTTATGATGAAAATGATAAATTAGGTCTAAGTCAAGAGGCATATTACTATATAGGTGGATTATTAAAGCATGCTAAGGCTATTGCAGCTATTACTAATCCAACTGTTAACTCTTATAAGAGATTAGTACCAGGATATGAAGCACCTGTTTATTTAGCTTGGTCTGCTTCTAATCGTAGTGCGTTAGTAAGAATCCCAGCTGCACGTGGTGCGGGAACTAGAGTTGAGATGAGAAATCCTGATCCAGCTGCTAACCCATACCTAGCTACTGCTGTAATGTTGAAGGCTGGTTTAGATGGAATTAAGAACAAAATTGAACCACCTAAAGAGATTTTAGAAGATATTTTTGAGATGACTAAAGCTGAAAGAGATGCAGCAGGTATTGATAATTTACCAGGTAATCTTTTCGATGCTGTACAAGAGCTATTAGCAGATGATTTAGTAAAAGATGCTCTAGGTGAGCATGTTGTAGAACATTTTGTAGAGGCTAAGATGATTGAGTGGGATGTATATAGAACTCAAGTTCATCAATGGGAATTAGATCAATACTTAAATGTATTTTAA
- a CDS encoding amino acid permease, whose amino-acid sequence MSKKNSGLSIWHLTMLSLGTVVGGSFFLGSAIAIRTAGPGVLISYLLAGILVHIILTALSEMTVAEQAPGSFRTYAEEMFGPLVGFVVGWVYWTGIILAMSSEATAASLLLRNWFPGISLPFTAIIIIAGVTALNLLGAKLLTTLESGLALIKLTAIAAFILGAIALIVGITGRPIGIGAIGKEPFLPEGISGIAGSMLIVMFTYAGFEVIGLAASEAKDPQKTIPKAINFTVLGLVILYSLAITVLLPLIPTKGLTEEVSPFVAALTASGVGWAARAMNIILIIAILSTMLAAMFGLGRMISSLAENGYAPAWIKEDSDIPKRGILFSGIAMITGVGLAYLLPSEIYVFLISSGGFSLLFAYVIIMATHYKFRKNKGCPPQGNCQLSGYPYTSLFGLIFLLAIIASMPIIPGQGSGLFAGLLLVGFYTLAYIVLRSYSLVKSNDGISLKKILDLNKAEKEINNPQRLKSLKLQSQFETAEELSKQKENKTDNNQK is encoded by the coding sequence ATGTCTAAAAAAAATAGCGGTTTATCAATATGGCATCTTACAATGCTATCTCTTGGAACTGTAGTAGGCGGATCATTCTTTTTAGGATCTGCTATAGCTATACGAACTGCTGGACCTGGAGTACTTATATCCTACCTTTTAGCTGGGATACTAGTCCATATAATATTAACAGCACTTTCTGAAATGACTGTAGCAGAACAAGCCCCCGGTTCTTTTAGGACCTATGCTGAAGAAATGTTTGGACCCCTAGTTGGATTTGTTGTAGGTTGGGTTTATTGGACAGGAATAATTCTTGCTATGTCTAGTGAAGCTACAGCCGCATCTCTTCTTCTCAGAAATTGGTTCCCTGGAATTTCATTACCTTTTACAGCTATAATAATTATTGCTGGGGTAACAGCATTAAATTTATTAGGAGCAAAACTATTAACCACTTTAGAAAGCGGACTAGCTTTGATAAAGCTAACTGCTATAGCAGCCTTTATATTAGGAGCAATAGCACTTATAGTTGGTATAACAGGAAGACCTATTGGAATAGGAGCTATAGGCAAAGAACCTTTTCTTCCTGAAGGAATAAGTGGTATTGCCGGTAGTATGTTAATTGTTATGTTCACTTATGCAGGTTTTGAGGTGATTGGCTTAGCTGCTTCTGAGGCTAAAGACCCACAAAAGACTATACCTAAAGCAATCAACTTCACAGTCTTAGGCCTTGTAATACTTTATTCTCTTGCAATTACAGTACTACTCCCACTCATACCTACAAAAGGACTAACAGAAGAAGTTAGCCCTTTTGTAGCAGCTTTAACAGCATCTGGGGTCGGATGGGCAGCAAGAGCTATGAATATAATATTAATCATTGCAATTTTATCAACAATGTTAGCAGCTATGTTTGGACTAGGACGGATGATAAGTTCTTTAGCAGAAAATGGTTATGCTCCAGCATGGATAAAAGAAGATAGCGATATACCAAAAAGAGGAATTCTATTTTCTGGCATTGCCATGATTACAGGAGTTGGTCTAGCTTATTTATTGCCGAGCGAAATCTATGTCTTTTTAATTAGTTCTGGTGGGTTTTCTTTATTATTTGCCTATGTTATTATTATGGCTACCCACTATAAATTCAGAAAGAATAAAGGTTGCCCTCCCCAAGGAAATTGTCAACTATCAGGATATCCTTATACATCCTTGTTCGGACTTATATTTTTATTAGCGATAATAGCAAGTATGCCTATAATTCCAGGACAAGGTTCAGGGCTTTTTGCTGGTTTATTATTAGTAGGATTTTATACCTTAGCTTATATTGTACTTAGGTCATATTCATTAGTAAAATCTAATGATGGTATTTCTCTGAAAAAAATATTGGATCTTAATAAAGCAGAAAAAGAAATAAATAATCCTCAAAGGTTGAAATCTTTAAAGCTCCAAAGTCAATTTGAAACAGCAGAAGAATTATCAAAGCAAAAAGAAAATAAAACAGATAATAATCAAAAATAA
- a CDS encoding FxsA family protein: MFLRLLLLFTLIPMIELSLLIRIGSYMGLLPTLFLVAVTGVIGVSLAREQGFLVVSKIRKSLDSGKLPADSLIEGLLILIGGVMLLTPGLLTDISGFLLIIPLSRRIVRGLVKNKFKNHIHYHQSSVYSKKERDNYSGTNNYSDEDEWGNLSDSIDVDYEEIDD; encoded by the coding sequence ATGTTTTTGAGGTTATTATTATTATTTACCTTAATTCCAATGATTGAGTTGTCATTATTAATTAGAATAGGAAGTTATATGGGGTTATTGCCTACTCTTTTCTTAGTAGCTGTAACTGGAGTTATTGGTGTATCACTAGCTAGAGAGCAGGGGTTTTTAGTAGTAAGTAAGATTAGAAAGTCTTTAGATAGTGGTAAATTGCCGGCTGATAGTCTAATAGAGGGTTTGTTAATCTTGATTGGAGGAGTTATGTTGTTGACTCCAGGATTATTAACAGATATAAGTGGTTTTTTATTAATAATTCCTTTGAGTCGTAGAATCGTTAGAGGCTTAGTAAAAAATAAATTTAAAAACCATATACATTATCATCAGAGTTCAGTTTATAGTAAGAAGGAAAGGGATAATTATTCAGGAACTAATAATTATAGTGATGAAGATGAGTGGGGAAATCTGTCAGATTCAATTGATGTAGATTATGAAGAAATAGATGATTAA
- the rpoN gene encoding RNA polymerase factor sigma-54 gives MDFKQEFNLKQGQKMIMTPKLQQAIELLQFSTLELREYIEEEIINNPLLEFEDIYSSSANYSGESYSQEGINYQNFIADRPSLDEYLCQQLYLVADNKLEEEIGQYIIGNLDDSGFFTDEEKVKEELKVSDKEIEVILSKIKKFQPLGIAANNIEESLVLQLDNLTAEIDIQDINLAKKIICDYLSELSKNQVSIIAKKLNLELDHAQKLIDLIKSLTPIPVEGFNDLYNNSYLEPDVILKRVKGDYIIIMDERSFPTLRINRYYKKILEQGKSEVELQDYVNEKLNSALWLIKSIEQRRRTIYNIVQAIIDLQRDFLVGGLEYLKPMTMQEVADAIDMHESTVSRATSDKYIQTPHGLFEMKFFFSESIKTKSGFTSAVSVKQKLKTIIEEEDKSKPLSDQKIVDKLKAMNIDISRRTIANYRKELSIPSSRQRKRYAY, from the coding sequence ATGGATTTTAAACAAGAATTTAATCTAAAGCAAGGGCAAAAGATGATTATGACACCTAAGTTGCAACAGGCTATAGAGCTATTACAGTTTTCTACGCTAGAGTTAAGAGAGTATATAGAAGAAGAAATAATAAATAATCCTTTATTAGAATTTGAAGATATCTATAGCTCATCAGCCAATTATAGTGGAGAATCTTATAGTCAAGAAGGTATTAATTATCAGAATTTTATTGCTGATAGGCCAAGTTTAGATGAATATTTGTGCCAACAATTATATTTAGTTGCTGATAATAAGTTGGAAGAAGAGATCGGCCAATATATAATAGGAAATTTAGATGATTCAGGTTTTTTTACTGATGAGGAAAAAGTGAAGGAAGAATTAAAAGTAAGTGATAAGGAAATAGAAGTTATACTAAGTAAAATAAAAAAATTTCAGCCATTAGGGATAGCTGCAAATAATATTGAGGAATCTCTAGTATTACAGTTAGATAATTTAACAGCAGAAATAGATATTCAAGATATTAATTTAGCCAAAAAGATAATCTGTGATTATTTATCTGAATTGAGTAAAAATCAAGTTTCTATAATTGCTAAGAAGCTTAATCTTGAACTAGATCATGCCCAGAAGTTGATTGATTTAATTAAAAGTTTAACACCTATTCCAGTTGAGGGATTCAACGATTTATATAATAATTCTTACTTAGAACCTGATGTGATATTAAAAAGGGTTAAGGGAGATTATATTATTATAATGGATGAAAGAAGTTTTCCGACTTTAAGAATTAATAGATATTATAAAAAGATCTTAGAACAGGGTAAATCAGAAGTAGAGTTACAGGATTATGTTAATGAGAAATTAAACTCTGCCTTATGGTTAATTAAGAGTATTGAACAGCGCAGAAGAACTATTTATAATATAGTCCAAGCAATTATCGATCTTCAAAGAGATTTTTTGGTTGGTGGACTAGAATATTTGAAGCCAATGACAATGCAAGAAGTTGCAGATGCTATTGATATGCATGAATCAACAGTAAGTAGAGCTACAAGTGATAAGTATATCCAAACCCCTCATGGATTATTTGAGATGAAATTTTTCTTTAGTGAAAGTATCAAAACTAAAAGTGGTTTTACTTCTGCAGTAAGTGTAAAACAGAAGTTAAAGACTATTATTGAAGAGGAAGACAAATCTAAACCTTTAAGTGATCAAAAAATAGTCGATAAATTAAAAGCAATGAATATAGATATTTCGAGAAGAACTATTGCTAATTATAGAAAAGAGTTGAGTATTCCATCTTCTAGGCAGAGAAAAAGGTATGCATATTAA
- the ptsP gene encoding phosphoenolpyruvate--protein phosphotransferase: protein MSKQMLGVAASPGIAIGKILILEEENLEYDKKKFDDVDSEKNRLHDALDVSKEQLTAIKEKVEREMGSDKAEIFQAHLMVVADPELISAIENKIESEQVNAEVALDETVEQFATMFANMDNDYMKERASDIRDVGGRILKNLLGVESVDLAELEEEVVLIAEDLTPSDTAQVDKDKVLGFATKIGGRTSHTAIMARSLELPAVVGVSDILDEVENGKQIIVDGVDGNIIINPSAEELETYETKAQEYQERKKRLAQLKELPGKTEDGHQIELVANIGTPKDVKGALDNGAEGIGLYRSEFLYMDRDSLPTEEEQFESYKEVAEKMEGPVVIRTLDIGGDKELSYLDLPEEMNPFLGYRAIRICLDQVDIFKTQLRAILRASAYGQVKIMYPMISALEQLRAANEILEEVKDDLRSENVEFDENLEVGMMIEVPAAAMIADILAKETDFFSIGTNDLIQYTTATDRMNENISHLYQPFHPALLRLIKRVVEAAHAEGNWAGMCGEMAGDKRLTPYLLGIGLDEFSMSGISIPEVKDNIRNMTLEEAKEIAEKALTFSTAKEVEDYLSNPK from the coding sequence ATGAGTAAACAAATGCTAGGAGTAGCAGCATCTCCAGGAATAGCTATTGGTAAAATTTTAATTTTAGAAGAAGAAAACCTTGAATATGACAAAAAGAAGTTTGATGATGTAGATAGTGAAAAAAATAGATTACATGATGCTTTAGATGTTTCTAAAGAACAATTGACAGCTATCAAAGAAAAGGTTGAAAGAGAGATGGGAAGTGACAAAGCAGAAATTTTCCAAGCTCATTTAATGGTAGTAGCTGATCCAGAGTTAATATCTGCGATTGAAAATAAGATTGAGAGTGAACAAGTCAATGCAGAAGTAGCATTAGATGAGACGGTAGAGCAATTTGCTACTATGTTTGCTAATATGGATAATGATTATATGAAAGAAAGAGCTAGTGATATTCGTGATGTAGGAGGTAGAATCCTAAAGAATTTATTAGGAGTAGAAAGTGTTGATTTAGCAGAATTAGAAGAAGAGGTTGTTTTGATTGCTGAGGATTTAACACCTTCTGATACAGCTCAAGTTGATAAAGATAAAGTTTTAGGTTTTGCTACTAAAATTGGTGGTAGAACTTCCCATACTGCAATTATGGCTCGTTCATTAGAATTACCTGCTGTAGTTGGAGTTAGTGATATCTTAGATGAAGTAGAAAATGGAAAGCAAATTATTGTAGATGGGGTAGATGGTAATATAATTATTAATCCATCTGCTGAAGAGCTAGAAACTTATGAAACTAAAGCTCAAGAATATCAAGAAAGAAAGAAACGTTTAGCTCAACTTAAAGAATTACCAGGGAAGACAGAAGATGGTCATCAAATAGAATTAGTAGCTAATATCGGAACTCCAAAAGATGTTAAAGGTGCTTTAGATAATGGAGCAGAAGGTATTGGGTTATATCGTAGTGAGTTCTTATATATGGATCGTGATTCTTTACCTACTGAAGAAGAACAGTTTGAATCTTATAAAGAAGTAGCAGAGAAGATGGAAGGACCAGTTGTAATTAGAACTTTAGATATAGGTGGAGATAAAGAGTTATCATACTTAGATCTGCCCGAGGAGATGAATCCATTTCTTGGTTATCGGGCAATTAGAATCTGTTTAGATCAAGTTGATATCTTTAAAACTCAATTGAGAGCTATTTTAAGAGCTAGTGCTTATGGTCAAGTTAAGATTATGTATCCAATGATCTCTGCTTTAGAACAATTAAGAGCAGCTAATGAAATTTTAGAAGAGGTTAAAGATGATTTAAGGTCTGAAAATGTTGAATTTGATGAAAATCTAGAAGTTGGAATGATGATTGAAGTTCCAGCAGCTGCTATGATTGCAGATATACTAGCTAAAGAGACGGACTTCTTTAGTATTGGTACAAATGATCTAATTCAATATACAACAGCAACAGATAGAATGAATGAAAATATATCTCATTTATACCAACCATTCCATCCTGCTTTATTACGTTTGATTAAACGTGTTGTAGAAGCAGCTCATGCTGAAGGTAATTGGGCAGGAATGTGTGGTGAAATGGCAGGAGATAAGAGGTTAACGCCTTATTTATTAGGAATAGGCCTAGATGAGTTTAGTATGAGTGGTATCTCTATTCCAGAGGTTAAAGATAATATTAGAAATATGACTCTAGAAGAAGCAAAAGAGATTGCTGAAAAGGCATTGACCTTCTCTACGGCCAAAGAAGTTGAAGATTATTTAAGTAATCCTAAGTAA
- a CDS encoding HPr family phosphocarrier protein: MVEKKVTINNETGIHARPASMIVQEANKYGADIKIAKDANEVNAKSIMGIMSLGISKSTEITVKAEGADAEEAVDALVELVESGFGE; the protein is encoded by the coding sequence ATGGTAGAAAAAAAGGTTACAATTAATAATGAAACAGGTATTCATGCTAGACCAGCTTCTATGATTGTTCAAGAGGCTAATAAATATGGTGCTGATATTAAGATTGCTAAAGATGCTAATGAAGTTAATGCTAAAAGCATTATGGGAATTATGAGTTTGGGTATCAGTAAAAGTACAGAAATTACAGTTAAAGCAGAAGGAGCAGATGCTGAAGAAGCAGTTGATGCATTAGTTGAATTGGTTGAAAGTGGTTTTGGAGAATAA
- a CDS encoding sigma 54-interacting transcriptional regulator — MLRKQSVVFEHKKGLHARVAALIVRKANQLQNKYKDKLFIGRDEGNLLPATSLISVTSTNVKYKDEMLVVSKGDNADKSIIEFVEFLKGRFDLENKSNRDTIDQLLQEATLTMDKVFNNIANGVIIVDKEGIITAFNPAAERITELSANKVIGEEINSIIPNSRLKYIIDSGEAEVGKRQEINEATIIANRTPIFYNNKIIGAVAVFQDISTLERLSGELKEVKVLKERLDLILESVQDGICVINKDGIIEYVNPTYSKMLDIDEEDIVGYPVEEIYDDKNYQKVLNTGEGITGVVREKNNDIVIISNIYPIQVDGEVDGVVLVSKKKTEIEKLADHLKELSAKAEYLEQELKREKKLDSSFKRIIGRSGVLKDSLVRASKAAETSSTVLIRGESGTGKELVAEAIHYASSRKDKPFIRVNCAAIPSSLIESELFGHEKGSFTGAINKKVGKFELADGGTIFLDEIGELSIELQVKLLRVLQEREFERVGSIDRISVDIRVITATNRNLEEMIKDGDFREDLYYRLNVIPIILPPLRERKEDIPLLSDYFLHTLSDKLNKKVDSISQEAIDLLTNYSWPGNVRELQNIIERVINFTDHLEIQVEDLPDYLKNNYKNENSLINLNSDGEVASLEEYEREIIKHALKKHKSFNATGKVLGVTHKTVAAKARKYGLVKD, encoded by the coding sequence ATGTTAAGAAAGCAAAGTGTAGTTTTTGAGCATAAAAAAGGCTTACATGCAAGAGTAGCTGCTTTGATTGTTCGTAAAGCAAACCAATTACAAAATAAATATAAGGATAAACTATTTATTGGTAGAGATGAGGGGAATCTTTTACCAGCTACTAGTTTAATTTCTGTTACTTCAACTAATGTTAAGTATAAAGATGAGATGCTGGTTGTTAGCAAAGGAGATAATGCTGATAAATCTATAATTGAATTTGTAGAGTTTTTGAAGGGGAGGTTTGATCTAGAAAATAAGAGTAATCGTGATACAATAGATCAGTTATTACAAGAAGCAACTTTAACAATGGATAAAGTCTTTAACAATATTGCTAATGGTGTAATTATTGTTGACAAGGAAGGTATAATTACTGCCTTTAATCCTGCAGCTGAAAGAATTACTGAATTATCAGCAAATAAAGTGATTGGTGAAGAGATAAATTCAATTATCCCTAATTCTAGGCTAAAATATATAATTGATTCCGGAGAAGCTGAGGTTGGCAAAAGGCAAGAAATCAACGAAGCTACAATTATTGCCAATAGAACACCGATTTTTTATAATAATAAAATAATAGGTGCTGTAGCAGTATTTCAAGATATTTCTACTTTAGAGAGATTATCAGGAGAATTAAAAGAGGTTAAAGTTTTAAAAGAAAGATTAGATTTAATTTTGGAATCTGTGCAGGATGGTATCTGTGTAATCAATAAAGATGGAATAATAGAGTATGTTAATCCTACTTACTCTAAAATGCTTGATATAGATGAAGAGGATATTGTAGGCTATCCCGTTGAAGAGATCTATGATGATAAAAATTATCAGAAGGTTTTGAATACAGGAGAAGGTATAACTGGTGTTGTCCGTGAGAAAAATAATGATATAGTCATTATTTCAAATATTTATCCTATACAAGTTGATGGTGAAGTTGATGGAGTTGTTCTAGTATCAAAAAAGAAGACAGAAATTGAAAAGTTAGCAGATCATTTAAAAGAATTATCAGCCAAAGCAGAATATCTTGAACAAGAATTAAAAAGAGAGAAGAAATTAGATTCATCTTTTAAAAGAATTATTGGTAGAAGTGGAGTTTTAAAAGATTCTTTAGTTAGAGCATCAAAGGCTGCTGAAACTTCATCAACTGTATTGATTCGAGGTGAGAGTGGAACGGGTAAAGAGCTAGTTGCTGAAGCTATTCATTATGCTAGCTCAAGAAAGGATAAACCTTTTATCAGAGTGAACTGTGCCGCTATACCATCTAGTTTAATTGAAAGTGAATTGTTTGGTCATGAAAAAGGTTCTTTTACAGGTGCAATCAATAAAAAAGTAGGTAAATTTGAATTAGCAGATGGTGGAACTATATTTTTAGATGAAATAGGTGAATTATCAATTGAATTACAAGTAAAATTATTAAGAGTCTTACAAGAAAGAGAGTTTGAAAGAGTTGGAAGTATAGATAGAATCTCTGTAGATATTAGAGTTATTACAGCTACTAATAGAAATTTAGAGGAGATGATTAAAGATGGTGATTTTAGAGAAGACTTATATTACAGATTAAATGTTATTCCAATTATTTTACCGCCTTTAAGAGAGAGGAAGGAGGATATACCTCTTTTATCCGACTATTTTCTACATACCTTATCTGATAAGCTAAATAAAAAGGTTGATAGTATTTCCCAAGAAGCTATAGATCTTCTTACAAATTACTCTTGGCCAGGAAATGTTAGAGAGTTACAAAATATAATTGAAAGAGTAATTAATTTTACTGATCATTTAGAAATTCAAGTTGAAGATTTACCTGATTATTTAAAAAATAATTATAAAAACGAAAATTCTTTAATTAATTTAAATTCTGATGGAGAGGTGGCTAGTTTAGAAGAATATGAGAGGGAAATTATAAAACATGCTTTAAAGAAACACAAAAGCTTTAACGCCACTGGTAAGGTTTTAGGTGTTACTCATAAAACAGTAGCTGCTAAAGCAAGGAAGTATGGCTTAGTAAAAGATTAG
- a CDS encoding IclR family transcriptional regulator — protein sequence MSKSIVQSVDRSLSILEILVEENQPISLSQISEKANLNISTVHRLLHTLMHRGFVGQEKDSGKYKLGLRIFEIASALESSLDLKAVVRPYLREIVDECNETANLTILDGGDVVYIDQVESTNMVRMFANIGSKGPAHCLGSGKVLLAFLEEDKLESILKDIKLTKYTSETISSMDKLKKNLSQIRRQGYSIDFEEMEEGVRCVAAPIRNEAGKVIAAISVSGPNTRITDKFLYTKLIPLVTGKAEEISKNIGDIGIKEFSN from the coding sequence ATGAGCAAAAGTATAGTTCAATCAGTGGATAGATCACTGAGTATCTTAGAGATATTAGTAGAAGAAAACCAGCCTATTTCTTTGAGCCAGATTAGTGAAAAGGCTAATTTAAATATTAGTACAGTACACAGATTATTACATACTTTAATGCATAGAGGTTTTGTAGGACAGGAAAAAGATAGTGGTAAATACAAATTAGGGCTAAGAATCTTTGAGATTGCAAGCGCTTTAGAAAGCTCTTTGGATTTAAAGGCAGTAGTACGTCCTTATTTACGGGAAATAGTAGATGAATGCAATGAAACAGCTAATTTAACTATTTTAGATGGTGGAGATGTTGTTTATATTGATCAAGTTGAGTCCACTAATATGGTTAGAATGTTTGCTAATATTGGTAGTAAAGGTCCTGCACATTGTTTGGGTTCTGGAAAAGTTTTATTAGCATTTTTAGAAGAAGATAAGTTAGAAAGTATTTTGAAAGATATTAAACTAACTAAATATACTTCGGAAACTATTAGTAGTATGGATAAATTAAAGAAGAATTTAAGTCAAATTAGACGGCAAGGATATTCTATTGACTTTGAAGAGATGGAAGAAGGTGTTAGATGTGTTGCAGCACCTATTCGTAATGAAGCGGGAAAAGTAATTGCTGCAATAAGTGTTTCAGGTCCTAATACAAGAATTACTGATAAGTTTTTATATACTAAATTAATTCCACTAGTTACAGGAAAGGCAGAAGAGATATCTAAGAATATTGGAGATATTGGTATTAAAGAATTTAGTAATTAG